The following nucleotide sequence is from Cucumis melo cultivar AY chromosome 1, USDA_Cmelo_AY_1.0, whole genome shotgun sequence.
GCTATCAAATTAAGTATAAATTTCAGAGTGATATCGACCGAGAAAGACCAAAGAAGTTGTCATCGTGCATCACCATCTCCTTCATTTTTTACCATAGGAATCCATAAGTCCAATTTGGATCATGGTGACCCCTCCAATATCTCAACAATGGTGTATGACATTGTCCATTTTGGACATATGCCCTCATGACTTTAAGGTCTCTTACTATGGAGATAGTTTTTTTcatttgtatatatatacatgataATTCTCTTATCTGGCCAATGTGGAATCAATTATCATAACTAATGTAGGACTTTCATCGCATTTCCAACAATTTCGAACTCAATCTGATATAGAAATAAAAATTCTCAAAAGAAAAGCGGTTCTCTTTCCACTAATTCAACACCACAAACCACCTTATCTCTATGACATAAATAAATCCCTCCCATATGGTCTCAATTACGATGTTGGTGAAAAAGGTTAGGAGGAGGAGGGTTAGAAAAGAGGTTGGAGAAGACAAAGAGGAGAGATGCCacattattatgaaaataaaactaaaataatactaCTTAGCTCATCTTTTATTAGTAAACTAATGGTGTAAGAACTTTGAATCACATTAAACTTTAGAACCAAATACACATAACACATCCATTACAAACATGAACAACCAAATGTCCATTATGTGgtaacaaataataacaatacaaaataaataaataaataaataaataaataaaaacgtCGAAACTCCTCCCTTAGTTTTGAGAGAAGCGTTTCCCGACCTGGCCTCTCCTCATCAGAGTTTCTTGCCCTCAAACGAACTCAAAACTCCCGCCAACTCTCGATCAAGGTAGAATGTATCTCTTCTTCCAGATTTCAATGCCGGTTCGATTTCTAAATAATCCCTAATCTGCTTCAAACATTCTTTCAATTAACTTATTTCCATTTCAAATATATCTCCTCTCCTCTCTTAGCATGGATGTCCGCGATCTTAACAAAGTTTGGGAAATTAAAGCCCTGAAGAAGGCCGGAGAGAAAGAAGCAAAGGACATTCTCGAGAGAATTGCCAAACAAGTTCAACCCATTATGCGTAAACATAAATGGCGAGTCAAGGTTCTTTCGGAGTTTTGGTAAATGTTACTTAAAAGGCACtctactttcttcttcttcttttttttttccttcatttttttGGTCTGAAGTTCCCATCACGTTGTTTCTTGTTGCTTATAATGGCAGGTTTTAGTTTTTGTTGTCGGATTTTCTCTTGGATTCTATATCCATTCATTTTTGGCATTATTCTTGATGGTTGTTTGAAATGAAAAACTTAAGATATCATTTCTCATATCATTTAGTTTTCTAATGCAAGGAATGATGAAAGGAGAAATTTGTTTAACCAAGTCAAACTGCCCAAATATTTATTCTTGGTTTATCCCTGTGCTTTTTTAGTCTTATGATTAGAAAGGGAAGTAATGAATTTCTCACTGTTGTGCATTATGTTTGTCGATAAATTTGCAGCCCTAAAAATCCAGCACTTTTGGGGTTAAATGTAGGACGTGGAATTCATGTGAAGTTGAGGCTTCGAAGGCCAAATAGGGATGGAGATTTCTTCCCCTTCAATCAAGTTTTGGATACAATGCTACACGAGCTTTGCCATAATCTTCATGGTCCTCACAATGCAAATTTCTACAAGCTTTGGGATGAGCTTAGAAAGGTGTatcatttatgtttttttttcttgttcaatATGATTTTGTAGTAAATATCTGAAAAAGACACAAAGAATGATATTCATGTGTTGTCGTAGGATTATGGTTCTCTTATTTGCAACCTTTCGTTTACATTCACCTAAGAACGTACATTCTAGTGTGCCCATGCCTAGCACGTGTTGGACACATTGACACTTGTTGGATACTTATTGAACACTTCTTAGGACAACATGTATCAGACATGCATAGAACACTTGTTGAGTAGACTAAAAAGGAACATATATGTTGATGTTAATAATGTTTGAGTGTGAAATACAAATACATCAAACTAATCTTTTAAGCATATAAATGCATCAACTATTTGCTTTGAAATTTCTTATGGTATAcaaatgatatatatttttaaaaatgtacaTTTTAGTAAACATGACTTTGTTGTGTACGTGTTGTGTTGTATCAGTGTCTCGTATCCATATTTGTGCTTTGTAGACATTCATCCTCTTGGTATAAGTTCATCCTGCCATAAGTAAGGTTTCTGGTTGGCTCGTATTATAGTCCTATTGCATGCCAACAGATAGACATAATCATGGTTAAGACAATTGGTCTATATCAGAGATTAAAGAAGTGGTACTGTCTTCTTGATATTTATTATGAAGTGCTGCAAGGAGGGGGCTCATCCAATTGTGTACTTAGACCACATTTTGCTGCTTTTAGTTCTCTGCATTTCATAACTGTTCATCATGTTTTAGTTTTAATGACTAAATTCATTTATAACTCATGTGCATATGTTTCCTTGAAGAGAACATTCTTCAACATAACCCTCTATTTGTCTTTTTCTATTGTATTGGATATTTTCGTTTTTATTGGATGTTGCCTTTTATCATACATCAAATTTGATGGTTTTTGTGAATGAAGGAATGTGAGGAGTTGATCGCTAAGGGAATTAGTGGTACAGCACAGGGATTTGATCTCCCAGGAAGGCGTTTGGGTGGTAATGTGCGCCAACCCCCTCTTTCTTCCCTCCGCAAATCTTCCTTAGCTGCTGCAGAAGGAAGAAGACGTTTGGCATCTCTACTTCCGTCTGGGCCTAACCGGCTTGGTGGTGATAGCAACATCATGGTTGCACTAAGTCCTGTACAAGCAGCTGCAATGGCTGCAGAAAGGAGGCTTCAGGATGATATTTGGTGTGCTTCATTTCAAGGAATGCCTGTGGATGAGGATTGTTGCCCTGTGGATGAGGATTGTTGCCCTCATTTTCCATCAGAAGTAGCACATTCCTCCAAAGGAGTTCTAAGGAGTTCTAACAATTTAAGTAAGGGTGTGGACGCATTACACCAGAAAAGAAGTCGTGAGTCAGAAAGGAGTTCTAACAAGTCTTCCAATGGTCATCTGATATCTGATTTTGTTGATTTATCCAAAGATGATGCAATCCCTGGTTCCTCTGCTAACTATCGTGCTGAATCAAATAAGCGCCATAAACTGCCAGATAGAATTTCATTTCCTCAATCTTCTGCAGAGGCTAGCTCAATAGATTTGTCCTGTTCATCCTCTAATTTGATGCCAAGACATGATGGAACTATTCATCCTGGAGAACTTTCCATGTGGGAGTGTGGAAATTGCACCTTACTAAATCCAGTATGTGTTGTATTCGAATATTTATTACTATATGAACCCATCATCTTTTAGTACATGTGCAGCAGTAGGATCGCAGAAACTAACTAGCACATAGATTGGTCCTTTTATTTAACTTAACATTTCTACATATAAAAATGTATGTGGAAACTTTCCtcaattaatcaaattcatATTTACCCTTAAGTTCGTACAGTTTTACTTTGAAATATGGTTTTGGGCATGTTATTATTATCATCCTGCCAAGCTTCTCACTGTTTTTTTTCCCGTTCCAATGTTCATTGTTCTGCAGCCGCTAGCTCCAATATGTGAGCTCTGTTTCTCGCAAAAGCCAAAAGATTCTGATACCAGATACAAATTCTGGTCATGTAAATTCTGCACCTTAGAAAACAGTGTGAAGTTGGAGAAATGCACAGCATGTGGTCAATGGAGATATTCTCATGGCCAGCCAGTTTCAACTCGAGGACCAAATCTCGGTACTTGAGAGGCTTCTGATCTATCCTTGTAAGGCTTCTGAACTTCATGATAAGTTAACTGATTGCTAACAAAATTAGGCTTCTGATATATCCTTGTAAGGCTTCTAAACTTCATGATAAGTTAGCTGattgctaaaaaaaaattaagctgCATCGCCTTTTGAAATTTGGGAGGCTTCTGTCATTTTAATTTCTAGAGACTAGCCATTTCTTCAAGCATgctttttttgaaatgttgaaacACTTGCACATACTTATGTAAATTGTTCTCATGATGCAGTGAagtttctttatttctttggtTCAGGTTAAAATATTATTGTCCCTATACTTTTAAGACTTGTTAAGTTTTGGTGCGTGTAATTTCAAATGCAAAATTTTAGTCTCTACATTTTTAataaaccttaaattttggacttctatatattttttctttttgatttttcaaaaaacgTTTTGTTATCTATTAAGCATTTTGACTATAAACTCATGGtaacatatttaaattatattgcATAAAAACTATTGTAATTATTTAACCAATTTGATTAAAATACAACTTTTGATGGACtaaatttccttttttctttttttctttgaaattacAAAAGACTAAAAAAGAATAAACTTAAAGTATTGCGACCAAAATTATTtaatctattttttatattttcaaaaaataatttactCATTATTTGAAAACTTAGTacattttttattgttttagaaagtAGATTATTGTTTAAATCGTATTTTGGTCCCTGAACTTTgaattttgttctattttagtttctaaactttaaaaaatgtcTATTCTAGTCCCTGAACTTTTAAAAAATGCTTATTATGGTCGCTTGTATTAAGATTATGTTAACTCTTAAATAGAGGAATAAGATAACTTGGATTTTTGGATACCTAAGTTGCCAAATATGTTAGCTATGCTAAAAAATCTTAGATTTCAACTAGGAATAGGTGGTAAAGCCTCAATAACTAAGAAAAGTCATGGGTTCAATTCATGGTGGCCACCTATCTAAGAATTAATTTACTACTAGTTTTCTTGACAGCCAAATGTTGTATGCAAGTTGCCCCTTAGATTAGTCGAGGTGACATAAATTGAAACACTCATGGAAATAAAAAACAATGGTAGTAAAGCAA
It contains:
- the LOC103501234 gene encoding uncharacterized protein LOC103501234 isoform X1, translated to MDVRDLNKVWEIKALKKAGEKEAKDILERIAKQVQPIMRKHKWRVKVLSEFCPKNPALLGLNVGRGIHVKLRLRRPNRDGDFFPFNQVLDTMLHELCHNLHGPHNANFYKLWDELRKECEELIAKGISGTAQGFDLPGRRLGGNVRQPPLSSLRKSSLAAAEGRRRLASLLPSGPNRLGGDSNIMVALSPVQAAAMAAERRLQDDIWCASFQGMPVDEDCCPVDEDCCPHFPSEVAHSSKGVLRSSNNLSKGVDALHQKRSRESERSSNKSSNGHLISDFVDLSKDDAIPGSSANYRAESNKRHKLPDRISFPQSSAEASSIDLSCSSSNLMPRHDGTIHPGELSMWECGNCTLLNPPLAPICELCFSQKPKDSDTRYKFWSCKFCTLENSVKLEKCTACGQWRYSHGQPVSTRGPNLGT
- the LOC103501234 gene encoding uncharacterized protein LOC103501234 isoform X2 — translated: MLLKSPKNPALLGLNVGRGIHVKLRLRRPNRDGDFFPFNQVLDTMLHELCHNLHGPHNANFYKLWDELRKECEELIAKGISGTAQGFDLPGRRLGGNVRQPPLSSLRKSSLAAAEGRRRLASLLPSGPNRLGGDSNIMVALSPVQAAAMAAERRLQDDIWCASFQGMPVDEDCCPVDEDCCPHFPSEVAHSSKGVLRSSNNLSKGVDALHQKRSRESERSSNKSSNGHLISDFVDLSKDDAIPGSSANYRAESNKRHKLPDRISFPQSSAEASSIDLSCSSSNLMPRHDGTIHPGELSMWECGNCTLLNPPLAPICELCFSQKPKDSDTRYKFWSCKFCTLENSVKLEKCTACGQWRYSHGQPVSTRGPNLGT